One Bemisia tabaci chromosome 7, PGI_BMITA_v3 DNA window includes the following coding sequences:
- the LOC109031882 gene encoding uncharacterized protein, translating into MSSSLFMPYEHHNVSFHQTTFGVNKYLFSYADQSLSSDFKGRSKSIFQLNFLRQQQKKYAHVFSYHHSQSNFVRNVTRNEPRVVLCIGLFHISLFVFVRQITLKHALIKFCRKNCRARSNLSSHKDIH; encoded by the exons ATGTCATCATCATTATTCATGCCTTATGAGCATCATAATGTAAGCTTTCATCAAACAACCTTTGGAGTCAACAAATATTTATTCAGTTACGCCGACCAGTCTCTTAGTAGTGACTTCAAAGGACGATCAAAGTCgatttttcaattgaatttcTTAAGACAGCAGCAAAAAAAATACGCACATGTCTTCTCATACCACCACTCACAATCAAACTTCGTTAGAAACGTTACTCGGAATGAGCCGAGAGTGGTTCTTTGCATTGGCCTTTTTCATATTAGCCTCTTCGTGTTTGTTC GCCAAATAACCCTTAAACATGCACTTATAAAATTCTGCCGGAAAAACTGTAGAGCGCGGTCAAATTTGTCTTCTCACAAG GATATTCACTAG